One Paralichthys olivaceus isolate ysfri-2021 chromosome 8, ASM2471397v2, whole genome shotgun sequence genomic region harbors:
- the slc44a2 gene encoding choline transporter-like protein 2 isoform X3, whose translation MELDEKKPDGKYGESRKFDPNFKGPIHNRGCTDVLCCILFILALLGYFAVGILAWSQGDPRKVIYPTDSRGQFCGQAGTPLEKKPLLFYFNILKCASPLVLLEFQCPTTQLCVESCPDRHLTLVKAKLGSNEDHEYYKQFCKEGVNFAKLSPPEILRDGLCPALLMPSKAFTRRCLPALGTMKGGVVVVGNETSFDSGQGVNINATDVLEASKKSNMVVEARQVAMRIFEDYTQSWHWILLGLVIAMVVSLIFIVLLRFLAGVMVWIMIVLVILVIGYGIFHCYMEFASLKGEPGADVTIRDLGLQTDFSVYLQIRQTWLAFMIILAIVEFIIILLLIFLRKRILIAIALIKEASRAVGHVMSSLFYPLLTFTLLAVVIAYWAITAVFLSTSNEQVYKVFNNTECEYSRETCDPKTFNISNVSAQCPDAECLFAFYGGETLYHKYLILFQFYNVFLFFWCANFVTALGQVTLSGAFASYYWAFKKPDDIPAFPIFSSLGRALRYHTGSLAFGSLILSVVQVIRVLLEYLDQKLKGAQNKCAKFLLSCMKCCFWCLEKCIKFLNRNAYIMIAIYGKSFCPSARDAFFLLMRNIIRVAVLDKVTDFLLFLGKLLIVGIVGIFSFFFFSGRIKAVEDAAPSLNYYWVPILTVVVGSYLIAHGFFSVYAMCVDTLFLCFLEDMERNDGSTERPYFMSQNLLTILKKSNEEYKTVD comes from the exons GTGAGTCCAGGAAGTTTGATCCAAACTTCAAGGGACCGATCCACAACag GGGCTGCACAGATGTCCTCTGCtgcatcctcttcatcctcgcCCTGTTGGGCTACTTTGCTGTGGGTATCCTCG CCTGGTCTCAGGGTGACCCCAGGAAAGTGATCTATCCCACAGACAGCAGGGGGCAGTTTTGTGGACAAGCTGGGACCCCTCTGGA GAAGAAGCCTCTTCTGTTCTACTTCAACATATTGAAATGTGCCAGTCCTCTGGTGCTGCTGGAGTTCCAGTGTCCCACCACACAG TTATGTGTGGAGAGCTGTCCTGACAGGCATCTCACCTTGGTGAAAGCCAAGTTAGGCAGCAACGAAGACCATGAATACTACAAACAATTCTGCAAGGAAGGAGTCAACTTTGCTAAATTG AGTCCTCCTGAGATCCTGAGGGATGGCTTGTGTCCAGCCCTGTTGATGCCCAGTAAAGCTT tCACCCGTCGCTGCCTTCCTGCTCTGGGAACAATGAAaggtggggtggtggtggtgggcaaTGAAACCTCTTTTGATTCTGGACAAGGCGTCAATATCAATGCCACTGATGTGCTGGAGGCATCAAA gaagtCGAATATGGTGGTTGAAGCTCGCCAAGTGGCCATGAGGATCTTTGAAGACTACACTCAGTCTTGGCACTGGATATTGCT TGGTCTGGTGATAGCCATGGTCGTCAGCTTGATTTTCATCGTCCTGCTGAGATTCTTGGCTGGTGTCATGGTCTGGATCATGATTGTTTTGGTTATTCTTGTCATTGGATATG GAATTTTCCACTGTTACATGGAATTTGCCAGTCTAAAGGGAGAGCCTGGTGCTGACGTCACCATCCGTGACCTGGGCCTGCAGACAGACTTCTCAGTTTACCTGCAGATCCGACAGACTTGGCTGGCCTTCA TGATCATCTTGGCTATTGTGgaattcatcatcatcctgctaCTCATCTTCCTCAGGAAGAGAATCCTGATCGCCATCGCTCTCATCAAAGAGGCCAGCAG agcTGTTGGGCATGTGATGTCATCGCTGTTCTACCCACTGCTGACCTTTACCCTCCTGGCCGTGGTGATCGCCTACTGGGCCATCACTGCTGT TTTCTTGTCCACCTCCAATGAGCAGGTGTACAAAGTGTTCAACAACACTGAGTGTGAGTACTCACGAGAGACCTGTGACCCCAAG acATTCAACATCTCCAACGTCTCGGCCCAGTGTCCAGATGCAGAGTGTCTGTTTGCCTTCTACGGTGGAGAGACCCTCTACCACAAATACCTTATCCTGTTCCAGTTCTATAACGTCTTCCTGTTCTTCTGGTGCGCCAACTTTGTGACGGCCCTGGGCCAGGTCACACTGTCTGGGGCCTTTGCCTCATACTACTGGGCCTTCAAGAAGCCTGACGATATTCCTGCCTTCCCCATCTTCTCCTCACTAGGACGCGCCCTCAG ATACCACACAGGCTCCCTGGCTTTTGGCTCTCTGATCCTGTCTGTGGTTCAGGTCATCAGGGTCCTTCTGGAGTATCTGGACCAAAAGTTGAAAG GTGCTCAGAACAAATGTGCTAAATTCCTGTTGAGCTGCATGAAGTGCTGCTTCTGGTGTCTGGAGAAATGCATCAAGTTCCTCAACAGAAACGCTTACATCATG ATCGCCATCTATGGAAAAAGTTTCTGTCCTTCAGCTCGAGATGCCTTTTTCCTTCTCATGAGGAACATCATCAG AGTCGCTGTTCTCGACAAAGTGACTGACTTCCTACTGTTTCTTGGGAAGCTCCTCATTGTTGGCATTGTTG ggatcttctctttcttcttcttctctgggaGAATCAAAGCAGTAGAGGACGCTGCTCCATCTCTGAACTACTACTGGGTGCCAatactg ACAGTGGTAGTGGGATCCTATCTCATCGCCCATGGTTTCTTCAGTGTGTACGCCATGTGTGTGGACAcactcttcctctgcttct TGGAGGACATGGAGCGCAATGATGGATCAACAGAGAGGCCATATTTCATGTCGCAGAACCTGCTCACCATCCTGAAGAAGTCCAACGAAGAGTACAAGACTGTAGATTAa
- the slc44a2 gene encoding choline transporter-like protein 2 isoform X4 — protein sequence MARYNRQGESRKFDPNFKGPIHNRGCTDVLCCILFILALLGYFAVGILAWSQGDPRKVIYPTDSRGQFCGQAGTPLEKKPLLFYFNILKCASPLVLLEFQCPTTQLCVESCPDRHLTLVKAKLGSNEDHEYYKQFCKEGVNFAKLSPPEILRDGLCPALLMPSKAFTRRCLPALGTMKGGVVVVGNETSFDSGQGVNINATDVLEASKKSNMVVEARQVAMRIFEDYTQSWHWILLGLVIAMVVSLIFIVLLRFLAGVMVWIMIVLVILVIGYGIFHCYMEFASLKGEPGADVTIRDLGLQTDFSVYLQIRQTWLAFMIILAIVEFIIILLLIFLRKRILIAIALIKEASRAVGHVMSSLFYPLLTFTLLAVVIAYWAITAVFLSTSNEQVYKVFNNTECEYSRETCDPKTFNISNVSAQCPDAECLFAFYGGETLYHKYLILFQFYNVFLFFWCANFVTALGQVTLSGAFASYYWAFKKPDDIPAFPIFSSLGRALRYHTGSLAFGSLILSVVQVIRVLLEYLDQKLKGAQNKCAKFLLSCMKCCFWCLEKCIKFLNRNAYIMIAIYGKSFCPSARDAFFLLMRNIIRVAVLDKVTDFLLFLGKLLIVGIVGIFSFFFFSGRIKAVEDAAPSLNYYWVPILTVVVGSYLIAHGFFSVYAMCVDTLFLCFLEDMERNDGSTERPYFMSQNLLTILKKSNEEYKTVD from the exons ATGGCTAGATACAATAGACAAG GTGAGTCCAGGAAGTTTGATCCAAACTTCAAGGGACCGATCCACAACag GGGCTGCACAGATGTCCTCTGCtgcatcctcttcatcctcgcCCTGTTGGGCTACTTTGCTGTGGGTATCCTCG CCTGGTCTCAGGGTGACCCCAGGAAAGTGATCTATCCCACAGACAGCAGGGGGCAGTTTTGTGGACAAGCTGGGACCCCTCTGGA GAAGAAGCCTCTTCTGTTCTACTTCAACATATTGAAATGTGCCAGTCCTCTGGTGCTGCTGGAGTTCCAGTGTCCCACCACACAG TTATGTGTGGAGAGCTGTCCTGACAGGCATCTCACCTTGGTGAAAGCCAAGTTAGGCAGCAACGAAGACCATGAATACTACAAACAATTCTGCAAGGAAGGAGTCAACTTTGCTAAATTG AGTCCTCCTGAGATCCTGAGGGATGGCTTGTGTCCAGCCCTGTTGATGCCCAGTAAAGCTT tCACCCGTCGCTGCCTTCCTGCTCTGGGAACAATGAAaggtggggtggtggtggtgggcaaTGAAACCTCTTTTGATTCTGGACAAGGCGTCAATATCAATGCCACTGATGTGCTGGAGGCATCAAA gaagtCGAATATGGTGGTTGAAGCTCGCCAAGTGGCCATGAGGATCTTTGAAGACTACACTCAGTCTTGGCACTGGATATTGCT TGGTCTGGTGATAGCCATGGTCGTCAGCTTGATTTTCATCGTCCTGCTGAGATTCTTGGCTGGTGTCATGGTCTGGATCATGATTGTTTTGGTTATTCTTGTCATTGGATATG GAATTTTCCACTGTTACATGGAATTTGCCAGTCTAAAGGGAGAGCCTGGTGCTGACGTCACCATCCGTGACCTGGGCCTGCAGACAGACTTCTCAGTTTACCTGCAGATCCGACAGACTTGGCTGGCCTTCA TGATCATCTTGGCTATTGTGgaattcatcatcatcctgctaCTCATCTTCCTCAGGAAGAGAATCCTGATCGCCATCGCTCTCATCAAAGAGGCCAGCAG agcTGTTGGGCATGTGATGTCATCGCTGTTCTACCCACTGCTGACCTTTACCCTCCTGGCCGTGGTGATCGCCTACTGGGCCATCACTGCTGT TTTCTTGTCCACCTCCAATGAGCAGGTGTACAAAGTGTTCAACAACACTGAGTGTGAGTACTCACGAGAGACCTGTGACCCCAAG acATTCAACATCTCCAACGTCTCGGCCCAGTGTCCAGATGCAGAGTGTCTGTTTGCCTTCTACGGTGGAGAGACCCTCTACCACAAATACCTTATCCTGTTCCAGTTCTATAACGTCTTCCTGTTCTTCTGGTGCGCCAACTTTGTGACGGCCCTGGGCCAGGTCACACTGTCTGGGGCCTTTGCCTCATACTACTGGGCCTTCAAGAAGCCTGACGATATTCCTGCCTTCCCCATCTTCTCCTCACTAGGACGCGCCCTCAG ATACCACACAGGCTCCCTGGCTTTTGGCTCTCTGATCCTGTCTGTGGTTCAGGTCATCAGGGTCCTTCTGGAGTATCTGGACCAAAAGTTGAAAG GTGCTCAGAACAAATGTGCTAAATTCCTGTTGAGCTGCATGAAGTGCTGCTTCTGGTGTCTGGAGAAATGCATCAAGTTCCTCAACAGAAACGCTTACATCATG ATCGCCATCTATGGAAAAAGTTTCTGTCCTTCAGCTCGAGATGCCTTTTTCCTTCTCATGAGGAACATCATCAG AGTCGCTGTTCTCGACAAAGTGACTGACTTCCTACTGTTTCTTGGGAAGCTCCTCATTGTTGGCATTGTTG ggatcttctctttcttcttcttctctgggaGAATCAAAGCAGTAGAGGACGCTGCTCCATCTCTGAACTACTACTGGGTGCCAatactg ACAGTGGTAGTGGGATCCTATCTCATCGCCCATGGTTTCTTCAGTGTGTACGCCATGTGTGTGGACAcactcttcctctgcttct TGGAGGACATGGAGCGCAATGATGGATCAACAGAGAGGCCATATTTCATGTCGCAGAACCTGCTCACCATCCTGAAGAAGTCCAACGAAGAGTACAAGACTGTAGATTAa
- the slc44a2 gene encoding choline transporter-like protein 2 isoform X1, producing MELDEKKPDGKYGESRKFDPNFKGPIHNRGCTDVLCCILFILALLGYFAVGILAWSQGDPRKVIYPTDSRGQFCGQAGTPLEKKPLLFYFNILKCASPLVLLEFQCPTTQLCVESCPDRHLTLVKAKLGSNEDHEYYKQFCKEGVNFAKLSPPEILRDGLCPALLMPSKAFTRRCLPALGTMKGGVVVVGNETSFDSGQGVNINATDVLEASKKSNMVVEARQVAMRIFEDYTQSWHWILLGLVIAMVVSLIFIVLLRFLAGVMVWIMIVLVILVIGYGIFHCYMEFASLKGEPGADVTIRDLGLQTDFSVYLQIRQTWLAFMIILAIVEFIIILLLIFLRKRILIAIALIKEASRAVGHVMSSLFYPLLTFTLLAVVIAYWAITAVFLSTSNEQVYKVFNNTECEYSRETCDPKTFNISNVSAQCPDAECLFAFYGGETLYHKYLILFQFYNVFLFFWCANFVTALGQVTLSGAFASYYWAFKKPDDIPAFPIFSSLGRALRYHTGSLAFGSLILSVVQVIRVLLEYLDQKLKGAQNKCAKFLLSCMKCCFWCLEKCIKFLNRNAYIMIAIYGKSFCPSARDAFFLLMRNIIRVAVLDKVTDFLLFLGKLLIVGIVGIFSFFFFSGRIKAVEDAAPSLNYYWVPILTVVVGSYLIAHGFFSVYAMCVDTLFLCFCEDLERNDGSSERPYFMSPELHEILSKTKRLEEDHDGVEQADATKPADEVKLEEETPLQQLKDGEIQLKQQTVLKQDNEEEQPLQSKTDEEEPREEKSEELTVDQPEEAEKKEVVEVKEEAEKQEVKPEDKTEEVTPPAVEAEKEETGGKEEEKVESKEENAPSAPQE from the exons GTGAGTCCAGGAAGTTTGATCCAAACTTCAAGGGACCGATCCACAACag GGGCTGCACAGATGTCCTCTGCtgcatcctcttcatcctcgcCCTGTTGGGCTACTTTGCTGTGGGTATCCTCG CCTGGTCTCAGGGTGACCCCAGGAAAGTGATCTATCCCACAGACAGCAGGGGGCAGTTTTGTGGACAAGCTGGGACCCCTCTGGA GAAGAAGCCTCTTCTGTTCTACTTCAACATATTGAAATGTGCCAGTCCTCTGGTGCTGCTGGAGTTCCAGTGTCCCACCACACAG TTATGTGTGGAGAGCTGTCCTGACAGGCATCTCACCTTGGTGAAAGCCAAGTTAGGCAGCAACGAAGACCATGAATACTACAAACAATTCTGCAAGGAAGGAGTCAACTTTGCTAAATTG AGTCCTCCTGAGATCCTGAGGGATGGCTTGTGTCCAGCCCTGTTGATGCCCAGTAAAGCTT tCACCCGTCGCTGCCTTCCTGCTCTGGGAACAATGAAaggtggggtggtggtggtgggcaaTGAAACCTCTTTTGATTCTGGACAAGGCGTCAATATCAATGCCACTGATGTGCTGGAGGCATCAAA gaagtCGAATATGGTGGTTGAAGCTCGCCAAGTGGCCATGAGGATCTTTGAAGACTACACTCAGTCTTGGCACTGGATATTGCT TGGTCTGGTGATAGCCATGGTCGTCAGCTTGATTTTCATCGTCCTGCTGAGATTCTTGGCTGGTGTCATGGTCTGGATCATGATTGTTTTGGTTATTCTTGTCATTGGATATG GAATTTTCCACTGTTACATGGAATTTGCCAGTCTAAAGGGAGAGCCTGGTGCTGACGTCACCATCCGTGACCTGGGCCTGCAGACAGACTTCTCAGTTTACCTGCAGATCCGACAGACTTGGCTGGCCTTCA TGATCATCTTGGCTATTGTGgaattcatcatcatcctgctaCTCATCTTCCTCAGGAAGAGAATCCTGATCGCCATCGCTCTCATCAAAGAGGCCAGCAG agcTGTTGGGCATGTGATGTCATCGCTGTTCTACCCACTGCTGACCTTTACCCTCCTGGCCGTGGTGATCGCCTACTGGGCCATCACTGCTGT TTTCTTGTCCACCTCCAATGAGCAGGTGTACAAAGTGTTCAACAACACTGAGTGTGAGTACTCACGAGAGACCTGTGACCCCAAG acATTCAACATCTCCAACGTCTCGGCCCAGTGTCCAGATGCAGAGTGTCTGTTTGCCTTCTACGGTGGAGAGACCCTCTACCACAAATACCTTATCCTGTTCCAGTTCTATAACGTCTTCCTGTTCTTCTGGTGCGCCAACTTTGTGACGGCCCTGGGCCAGGTCACACTGTCTGGGGCCTTTGCCTCATACTACTGGGCCTTCAAGAAGCCTGACGATATTCCTGCCTTCCCCATCTTCTCCTCACTAGGACGCGCCCTCAG ATACCACACAGGCTCCCTGGCTTTTGGCTCTCTGATCCTGTCTGTGGTTCAGGTCATCAGGGTCCTTCTGGAGTATCTGGACCAAAAGTTGAAAG GTGCTCAGAACAAATGTGCTAAATTCCTGTTGAGCTGCATGAAGTGCTGCTTCTGGTGTCTGGAGAAATGCATCAAGTTCCTCAACAGAAACGCTTACATCATG ATCGCCATCTATGGAAAAAGTTTCTGTCCTTCAGCTCGAGATGCCTTTTTCCTTCTCATGAGGAACATCATCAG AGTCGCTGTTCTCGACAAAGTGACTGACTTCCTACTGTTTCTTGGGAAGCTCCTCATTGTTGGCATTGTTG ggatcttctctttcttcttcttctctgggaGAATCAAAGCAGTAGAGGACGCTGCTCCATCTCTGAACTACTACTGGGTGCCAatactg ACAGTGGTAGTGGGATCCTATCTCATCGCCCATGGTTTCTTCAGTGTGTACGCCATGTGTGTGGACAcactcttcctctgcttct GTGAGGACCTGGAAAGAAACGATGGCTCATCTGAGAGGCCTTACTTCATGTCCCCCGAGCTGCATGAGATCCTCTCCAAAACAAAGAGGCTAGAGGAAGATCACGATGGCGTTGAGCAGGCAGATGCCACGAAGCCTGCAGATGAGGTGaaactggaggaggagacgcCTCTTCAGCAACTGAAGGATGGAGAGATCCAACTGAAACAGCAGACAGTGCTGAAGCAGGACAACGAAGAGGAGCAACCGCTGCAGTCCAAGACTGACGAAGAGGAGCCGAGAGAGGAGAAAAGCGAAGAACTGACGGTTGATCAACCAGAAGAGGCTGAGAAGAAAGAAGTCGTGGAGGTGAAGGAAGAAGCAGAAAAGCAGGAGGTAAAACCGGAAGACAAGACGGAGGAGGTGACCCCACCAGCTGTGGAGGCTGAGAAAGAGGAGACTGGtggaaaggaagaggaaaaggtgGAATCTAAGGAGGAAAATGCTCCCTCTGCACCACAGGAATAG
- the slc44a2 gene encoding choline transporter-like protein 2 isoform X2 yields the protein MARYNRQGESRKFDPNFKGPIHNRGCTDVLCCILFILALLGYFAVGILAWSQGDPRKVIYPTDSRGQFCGQAGTPLEKKPLLFYFNILKCASPLVLLEFQCPTTQLCVESCPDRHLTLVKAKLGSNEDHEYYKQFCKEGVNFAKLSPPEILRDGLCPALLMPSKAFTRRCLPALGTMKGGVVVVGNETSFDSGQGVNINATDVLEASKKSNMVVEARQVAMRIFEDYTQSWHWILLGLVIAMVVSLIFIVLLRFLAGVMVWIMIVLVILVIGYGIFHCYMEFASLKGEPGADVTIRDLGLQTDFSVYLQIRQTWLAFMIILAIVEFIIILLLIFLRKRILIAIALIKEASRAVGHVMSSLFYPLLTFTLLAVVIAYWAITAVFLSTSNEQVYKVFNNTECEYSRETCDPKTFNISNVSAQCPDAECLFAFYGGETLYHKYLILFQFYNVFLFFWCANFVTALGQVTLSGAFASYYWAFKKPDDIPAFPIFSSLGRALRYHTGSLAFGSLILSVVQVIRVLLEYLDQKLKGAQNKCAKFLLSCMKCCFWCLEKCIKFLNRNAYIMIAIYGKSFCPSARDAFFLLMRNIIRVAVLDKVTDFLLFLGKLLIVGIVGIFSFFFFSGRIKAVEDAAPSLNYYWVPILTVVVGSYLIAHGFFSVYAMCVDTLFLCFCEDLERNDGSSERPYFMSPELHEILSKTKRLEEDHDGVEQADATKPADEVKLEEETPLQQLKDGEIQLKQQTVLKQDNEEEQPLQSKTDEEEPREEKSEELTVDQPEEAEKKEVVEVKEEAEKQEVKPEDKTEEVTPPAVEAEKEETGGKEEEKVESKEENAPSAPQE from the exons ATGGCTAGATACAATAGACAAG GTGAGTCCAGGAAGTTTGATCCAAACTTCAAGGGACCGATCCACAACag GGGCTGCACAGATGTCCTCTGCtgcatcctcttcatcctcgcCCTGTTGGGCTACTTTGCTGTGGGTATCCTCG CCTGGTCTCAGGGTGACCCCAGGAAAGTGATCTATCCCACAGACAGCAGGGGGCAGTTTTGTGGACAAGCTGGGACCCCTCTGGA GAAGAAGCCTCTTCTGTTCTACTTCAACATATTGAAATGTGCCAGTCCTCTGGTGCTGCTGGAGTTCCAGTGTCCCACCACACAG TTATGTGTGGAGAGCTGTCCTGACAGGCATCTCACCTTGGTGAAAGCCAAGTTAGGCAGCAACGAAGACCATGAATACTACAAACAATTCTGCAAGGAAGGAGTCAACTTTGCTAAATTG AGTCCTCCTGAGATCCTGAGGGATGGCTTGTGTCCAGCCCTGTTGATGCCCAGTAAAGCTT tCACCCGTCGCTGCCTTCCTGCTCTGGGAACAATGAAaggtggggtggtggtggtgggcaaTGAAACCTCTTTTGATTCTGGACAAGGCGTCAATATCAATGCCACTGATGTGCTGGAGGCATCAAA gaagtCGAATATGGTGGTTGAAGCTCGCCAAGTGGCCATGAGGATCTTTGAAGACTACACTCAGTCTTGGCACTGGATATTGCT TGGTCTGGTGATAGCCATGGTCGTCAGCTTGATTTTCATCGTCCTGCTGAGATTCTTGGCTGGTGTCATGGTCTGGATCATGATTGTTTTGGTTATTCTTGTCATTGGATATG GAATTTTCCACTGTTACATGGAATTTGCCAGTCTAAAGGGAGAGCCTGGTGCTGACGTCACCATCCGTGACCTGGGCCTGCAGACAGACTTCTCAGTTTACCTGCAGATCCGACAGACTTGGCTGGCCTTCA TGATCATCTTGGCTATTGTGgaattcatcatcatcctgctaCTCATCTTCCTCAGGAAGAGAATCCTGATCGCCATCGCTCTCATCAAAGAGGCCAGCAG agcTGTTGGGCATGTGATGTCATCGCTGTTCTACCCACTGCTGACCTTTACCCTCCTGGCCGTGGTGATCGCCTACTGGGCCATCACTGCTGT TTTCTTGTCCACCTCCAATGAGCAGGTGTACAAAGTGTTCAACAACACTGAGTGTGAGTACTCACGAGAGACCTGTGACCCCAAG acATTCAACATCTCCAACGTCTCGGCCCAGTGTCCAGATGCAGAGTGTCTGTTTGCCTTCTACGGTGGAGAGACCCTCTACCACAAATACCTTATCCTGTTCCAGTTCTATAACGTCTTCCTGTTCTTCTGGTGCGCCAACTTTGTGACGGCCCTGGGCCAGGTCACACTGTCTGGGGCCTTTGCCTCATACTACTGGGCCTTCAAGAAGCCTGACGATATTCCTGCCTTCCCCATCTTCTCCTCACTAGGACGCGCCCTCAG ATACCACACAGGCTCCCTGGCTTTTGGCTCTCTGATCCTGTCTGTGGTTCAGGTCATCAGGGTCCTTCTGGAGTATCTGGACCAAAAGTTGAAAG GTGCTCAGAACAAATGTGCTAAATTCCTGTTGAGCTGCATGAAGTGCTGCTTCTGGTGTCTGGAGAAATGCATCAAGTTCCTCAACAGAAACGCTTACATCATG ATCGCCATCTATGGAAAAAGTTTCTGTCCTTCAGCTCGAGATGCCTTTTTCCTTCTCATGAGGAACATCATCAG AGTCGCTGTTCTCGACAAAGTGACTGACTTCCTACTGTTTCTTGGGAAGCTCCTCATTGTTGGCATTGTTG ggatcttctctttcttcttcttctctgggaGAATCAAAGCAGTAGAGGACGCTGCTCCATCTCTGAACTACTACTGGGTGCCAatactg ACAGTGGTAGTGGGATCCTATCTCATCGCCCATGGTTTCTTCAGTGTGTACGCCATGTGTGTGGACAcactcttcctctgcttct GTGAGGACCTGGAAAGAAACGATGGCTCATCTGAGAGGCCTTACTTCATGTCCCCCGAGCTGCATGAGATCCTCTCCAAAACAAAGAGGCTAGAGGAAGATCACGATGGCGTTGAGCAGGCAGATGCCACGAAGCCTGCAGATGAGGTGaaactggaggaggagacgcCTCTTCAGCAACTGAAGGATGGAGAGATCCAACTGAAACAGCAGACAGTGCTGAAGCAGGACAACGAAGAGGAGCAACCGCTGCAGTCCAAGACTGACGAAGAGGAGCCGAGAGAGGAGAAAAGCGAAGAACTGACGGTTGATCAACCAGAAGAGGCTGAGAAGAAAGAAGTCGTGGAGGTGAAGGAAGAAGCAGAAAAGCAGGAGGTAAAACCGGAAGACAAGACGGAGGAGGTGACCCCACCAGCTGTGGAGGCTGAGAAAGAGGAGACTGGtggaaaggaagaggaaaaggtgGAATCTAAGGAGGAAAATGCTCCCTCTGCACCACAGGAATAG